The Salvelinus alpinus chromosome 14, SLU_Salpinus.1, whole genome shotgun sequence genomic sequence caactgggaactctgaaaaaaacaagctccatctgggaaaatactttttgaacggtcatctaattcggaattccaagttggaaattcaggcctctttctagagttcTGACCTGAAAGTCACTGATgccatgattcaaccttgtttttttcggAGTTCCCTCTTGAAACCcctataaatccagagaatgccagactttgatgacaacgtttgatgacaaaatgtgcCCACAAggaccaccttcctgttcaagtgagcacagcacaacaatgtGAGTCCAAAATATATTGTATGATGCTGCAtaaatgccagggagatatgtatactgtagctaagaaagtaatactaagtttatgttgtgtagtaagctgttagtagcccatgtgcctcaccctaataatgtggtccctttccccctcataacttagcctactgttctgacttggtggtgcacatacagcctatggcctgttttagaaaaatgtaatcattgaatattgtaagatctttcattgtctgcttatatgccccctgtATTTATCCTACGGTTACGACTTGGTGtatagggagaatactgtaagaacggcccatgttctgaattctgtcgcagtacatttcaaaagtgttgaacaaatagtTTTATTGACTATGTCTGTCCTAGCccactcattaatgtcttaatcgaaatgatggattgcctcttatctgctcgttatccccttatgccatagtttgtacatctcaattgtcagtagaaaccacatttgtttaagaaaGTCAGCcttatcagctatgttttttttaaagtccgtaaatgaggctgaattaactgatTCGCCCACCaagattgacatgctaaaatTGCTACTGTGTTTGAAGTTTCTAAAGTGGTGAAGTAGGCACTGggagtctgtcagagtgaccaggagTGGCCTCATTTGGATTAATTGTATTTCTGAAGAACAAGGAGTCATCTCAGGGGTGACAACGGATGTTCTGCTTGAATACCTGAAGAAAATACCTTGTCTGGTTGGTGCCCTTCTGATCCGCTGGGTGAATGAAGAAAAATAAGAAAGTCTGTCGGTCCTGTTGTTTTTTGATAAAGAGCAAATACCTACATGTAAATCTTGGTAATGTAAGATACGCTGTAAGAGCTTTGTCCCCAAACCATTGCAGCTTAATAATTGTAAAAGATTTGGCCATGTTTCAAGTATGTGCAGACGGACAGAGTATATTGAAGAACCCCAGCCTGTAGTAAATGTTTGCTGCCAGTCAAAAGATACCCTGTGTGTTATAAATGTGGATATTGTGGAGTTCATTGCCACAGTTACAAACTGTATGGCACAAGTCTCAAAGAAGTCTAAGAAACTGGACATTATTGTGGCTGCGGCAGAAACGTTCTTGGGACTTAAAGATTTTACATCTGAAGACTTGGAAGGGGTACTGGTGCCGGAAGACCCTCCCTCCCAGTTCCCCCTTGAGCCTGTGTATTGATCAGATCTCTTTTATTTTTTAACAGAAAAGTTGTTTgatttagtttatttatttatttatttgtagcttggtagttttttggggggttattTTGTTCCATTTTTGGGAATCCTGTTTCCATctcgcacagtaggtggcgggatGCACATTAAATTGTGCGATCGCCAATATACCATTGAAGAGATGATGGAACCCGAAAAGGGCAGGTTCTAACTTAACGAGTGGAAAGCAAGATCGATTGCCGTGTTCATTTCAAACCTGCAATAGTAAAAAACAGCAATTTTCTGGAAAGATGGTGGAAGCGGATGATGAAGTGGATTCTGAATCAAATTTtgggtattttggtattttattagcatccccattagctgttgcaaaagcagcagctactcttcctggggtccacacaaaatatgaaacattacataatacagaacatcaatagacaagaacagctcaaggacagaactacattcatttttttaatggcacatgtagcctacatatcaatgcatacacacaaactatctaggtcaaataggggagaggcgttgtgccgtgaggtgtttcTTTGGCGGTAGAATCAAGGAGAATTGGAATATTGTCCAAAAGAATGgaaaacggagcaaagtagagtaCAGTGATGAAAATGTCACTTCGTATCTTGTAGTACGGTTTGTAAATGAGGAGCAGCTGATCAAATTACCCATCTTGAGGAATCCATTTGAGATATTCAAACTGGTGGAGAGTGCTGGCTAGAGTGAAGACTGTGAGGATCACGAGATGTGGGCTGGTTTTGATTTTCTGTGGTTCTGAGGATCAGAAGAAACGTGTGTTGCGTCTCACCTGATTTGATAAGTATGAAGTGTCGTATGTGTCTCTTAGGAAAAGGGTGTGGAGTCTCTCCCTACTCAAGTATATTAACTACAGAGTCAGAGCATTTATCCCAAGACCAATGCAGTGTGATCATTGTAAAGCTTTTGATCATGTTTCAAGTGTTTTCAGAAGGGAGAAGCCAAGATGTCCAAGTTGTGGAAAAGATCATGTGTTATGTGTTATAAAAGTGATGAAAATGTGACatgttgcaattgtggtgggaaCCATGAAGCCACGTCATTTGAATGCCCCACAAGGGTAAAAGAGAATGAGGTGGCCAAAGTCAGGGCTATCCAGAGCATATCATATGCAGCAACTGTTAAAAGGGTTGAGGGTTGGAATGGTGCACTTGAAGAGTCCATGGTGGTGGGTAGGCCTTCACTGCAGACTTCAGGGGTTGCCTTTCACCAGCAGGATCCTGACATTTTAAAGGTTAAGAAGGTGGACTTggccaggctctgtcgcagccggccgcgaccgggaggcccatggggcggcgcacaattagcctagcgtcgtacgggttagagagggtttggccggcagggacatccttgtctcatcgcgcactagcgactcctgtggcgggccggccgcagtgcacgctgaccaggtcgctaggtgtatggtgtttcctccgacaccttggtgcggctggcttccgggttggatgcgcgctgtgttaagaagaagtgcggcttggttgggttgtgtttcggaggatgcatggctcttgaccttcgcctctcccgggtccgtacgggagttgcagcgatgagacaagacagtaactactaacaattggataccacgaaattggggagaaaaaggggataaaaaaagaaaaaaataaggtGGACTAGGTGGCCTTTATAGCTATGGTGATAAATGGCACTGCCTAGGTGGAGAGAAGGTCCAGGAAGATAGAAATGATTTGTGGAAGCGGAGAAGGAGTTAAAAGGAATATTATCACAAGCCATACCACCATCTCAGGCCCTATAACCTGAGAAGGGAGATATGGAGAATTGGGAGTTTTGTTTTGTCAATGTACTATTTTTATTTGTGTGGAATAAGTTAATTTCCCTATCACGTATGGATTTTCTTTTTTTACCTTGTTTTGGTTTCAATGAATTCCAGTTGGTGGTGGCAATACACCTTTCTGGGTTATAGTCCGCCAGAAAgcccacagaagaagaaaaaaaacagctaGACGTTTTCTCTGCTTCTGTGTTGGATGTTGCCTCTTGTAATGAACTTCATTGACTTATAATTGACTATCTGCGACTGCTCTTCTCTTTTGTTCACCTGGACATTCCTAGTGCAGTTTATAAATAATTCATGTTACTTTGAAACAACAAAAACCTGCCGTTTTTACTGTTATACAATCTGAAGTCTGGCAGGCACTATCGATTACGTTCGCTGTGACGTACGTACGTTGTTTGACGAAGTCGGAAATGAATTGAAGCTTAGCTTTGGAGATCATCAAAATAGTGAAATGCTTTAGTTTTCAAATCGTACAATTCAGTAACATATAGCAGATATTCAGCTACACAGACTACCGATTCCGTTAACGATTGGTTAGTTACATTGCTTCGATCAAGATGGAGGTAAGTTTGGTCCAACGACATGTAACGTTAAGTGATTGTTGTTAGCACGTCTGGCTGGCTAGTAGCaggtttagctaacgttagtgtagctagctagctaacataatagTAATGACAACTAAATCGCCATTTAAAATAATATGCGATACTACACAACTGCTAACATGAAATGATAGTTAAGTCATAGACCTTGGCCAAGTTACTGGTCTAGCTAGCTATAAGGGCAATGTTAGCCATGGACAGCTATCCAACTGTTTCCTTATCCAGAAGTATTCACATGCTTCGGTATCACCAAAGGCAAAGATGGCTATCTAGATGAGATTAGCTACGTGATACCTACTCATCGCTTTTGTAGTGTTTGCCTAGACTGTAAATGtgagattggtgtgtgtgtgcgcgcgtcatACCGGTATATCCTGTTTTATGTAATTGTTTGTTTGCAGGACACTGGCTCAGAGTCTGTGGCCTCACCACCTTCAGGTGCAGCAAAATCAAAGGTGCAGCACTCCCGAGTTCTCAGAAATACTATCCTACCCACCACCTCCCCATTCTTCCTTTATCAGTCTTAGAGTATTTTGAAATGTCATGTACACTTTCTGTATCAATGATGTATACATGAATTGATTGGCCTTTGTGCTCATACTTTTGACAACTTTATAATATCAAAAGACTAGTACTGAGACCCTAAAATAATGTGTTCTATGTCTCACTGTTTGCTACATCTATGTCTCACTGTTTGGTACCTCTGTCTCACTGTTTGTTACCTTTGTCTTACTGTTACCTCTATGAAGTTGGACACGTTGTCCAAGGATGACCTCATCAAGTTTGCCAAGAAGCAGATGGCTGCCATCCAGAAGATGAAGTCCAAATGTGCAGGTACATGATGCACCTGTCATTCACTGTTTAGATTCAAGGTGTAATTtgacgtgcacaagtacagtgaaatgcatttcttgcagctctaaacccaacaatgtcataatcaatatcaatgtagcatTAAAAATAACagaaggtagaacaaaaacacacgagaaaGAGATATATGAAGAACACGAGAAAGttagaagctatatacagggtcagtccagtaccatatttacaaggtgcatggatactggagtgatagaggtagatatgtataggggttaggtgactaggcatcaggatatatgataaacagtagcagcagtgtaaattatgattgtatgtgtgtgtatagagtcagtataaatgtgtgtgcatgttatttgtgagttggagtgtcagtgtatgtagagtcctgtgagtgtgcatggaGACAGTGCAAAAATAAAAAGGGTCAACCATTGGTTTACTATTCAATGTTGTGATCGTTTATAATATCAATACAGTAGTAGGATTTCCTTTTTAATATTTTTGTCCTTTCTACTTCCCAATATTCTTTTCAGATTTGGAGAAGGAAGTTGACACCCTCAAGTCTCAGCCAACAGGCAATTCAGACGACTCCGTCATACAGGTTTGTGGTCTTAAATTGTTACATGAGAAAATGAATAAGCTGCTGCTGAGGTGCTTTGGGAGTGTTTGTAAGTAATGTGTTTTCCATTCTATTCTGTTGAATTCTGTGGTATTCTGTTCTCCCAGGAGCTGACTGAGAGGATGAGTACCTTGTTGCTGGAGAAAGCTGAGACCCAGCAGAGTGCAGTGTTACTGCGGAAGGAGAATGAGAAGGCCAAGCAGCGGGAACAGGTGAACTGTAGTAGACCATGTCATCTGTCTGTGTAGGCCAGACCAGTGGTCACCTACCCTAGTCCTGGATAGCTGCATGGTGTTCAGCCTTTTGTTCCAGTCCAGTTCTAACTTGATGTTTTCTGTTGAATATGACCAGGATGCAATAAGAAAACTGGCCACCCTGCAGGGAGAGTTGAACCAGGCCAAGGAAGACCACCAGAAAAAGATGGCCACTTTTGAGAAGACCATGCACGTATCCCAGGCCAAACATAAAGAAGAAGTCGAATTCTTTCAGAGGCTTCTGAGAGAGAAAGACGAgcgtgacagagagaaagaaaagcatAGGGAAAGAGAAAAGGAAGATACAAACGACAGTGTAGAAGCTGTTAGTCACAGCCAGAAGTCGCAGATCCTGAGTCTGCAGACGGAGCTAGCTGCAGCGGTGGAGCGAAGCGCCCAGGAGGCTGCAGCGCTGCAGGAGGACCACCAGAGGGCGCAGACAGAGGTTAGTTCAAAAGCAGTGTCCGAAACATTTCACTAAATAAATACCTTCACACGGTTGTAAGCCGACAGCTGACAAAGACCTTCTGGTTTAAATGTTGCAATACACTGTGTGATTCTTTTTCATTTAGGCCCAGCAGGAAGTAGAGAACCTACGAGAGGAGTTGGCCCAGCATAGCATGCAACATGAAGAGGAGCTGAGAGCTCTGGAGGAGGActttgagatggagagagagagactgctactTCTCCAAGAGGAGCTCAGTGAGCAGCTCGCTCTCAAAGACAGGTGGGTCCTACTGCTATACATTGGTGTTGGATGACATGAGATGAGTCACAGACTGTACAGTAAAACGCTTTGAGCCACTTTAAAAAGTGCTTAATTAATCAAATTTTCTTCCTCTTCTTGTTATGACAGCTTCCTGCAGGATgtgcaggaggaagaggaggagcctaGCGGCCGCAGCTCGGGAATAGCCAGGATGTTGGAGCTGTCTGGTGTAAGTCAGATTGATGCCAGTGATGGAGAGACGGAGACTGGACAGCTCCGATCCGCCTTGGAGGACCTGCAATCCCAGAATACAATGCTGCAAGACGAACTGACCTTCTTGGGCAATGTGAAGACTCAACTGGAGGCGGAGCTTGAGAGGATGAGGGAGGAGTTTCAGACAGAGAAGGAGGAGCTAGAATTTAAGATCGATGAGTTGCTGATGACCCGGGAGGGTGCGACCCCTGACCTGAATATGACCCCTTACCGAGACCCTCTGAGCCCGGCAACCCCCAAGTGTGACCTTCAGGAGGTTCCAGCACTCACTCAGTTCCAGCAGAGTGGGCCACAGAGAGAACCAGCGTACAGCCTGCCTGCCAGCTCTGCTAGCCCCTCCAGCCCTTTCCCTGACACAGACCACCAGAGTTTGACCCTGGAAGAACAGCAGAGACTGATCCTAGAGGTCCAGGAGCTGAGGAACCAGTGTGAGACCTTAGCTAGAGAGAATACCCAGGCGGTGGGTGAATGTGAGTCTCTAGCCAGAGAGAGGCGCCAGGCAGTGGATGAATGTGAGTACCTAGCCAGAGAGAGGGGCCAGGCGGTGGCTGAGTGCGAACACACCAGAGACATCCTGAGAGGCCTGGAGACTGAGCTAGGTCAGAGGACTGGGGACTTCGTCAGACAATATGAAGCTATGAAGGAACAGGGGGCGTCAGCGATCCAGGagctacaggagagagagagggtagaaaggGGGctaactgaggagagagagagtctggtagaGAAGTTGAGAGTGCTGAATGAAGACAGAGACAGCCTGTTGGAGAAGGTCCAGGGCCTGGAGAAGAGGCTGGAGAGCTTCCTGGAGCAGACACAGGCAGCCGAGGGGCTGAAGGAGCAGCTGCAGACATCTCTGGAGGAGAAGACAGAATTAGCTCTCGAGTTTAAGACCTCTCTGGAGGAGAAGACTGTGTTAGCCTCTGAGCTAAAGGCCTCTCTTGAGGAGCAGACAGCGTTAACCCTCGAGCTAAAGGCTTCAGTGGAGGATCTGAGCAGGCAGAACGGGGAGATCCTCTCTCAGCTACAGATGAAGGAGAGTGCTGTTCAGGAGTTGGAGGATTCACTCAATGTGGtgagcacagagagagaccaaACACTGTCAGCACTGCAGGGGATGGAGGTGGTGAGgctgagggaggtggaggggaggcaAGGCCAAAGAGAAAAGGTGGCTGAGCTACAGGCTCGTATACAggagctggagaaggagaggagcctGCTGAAGAGCAGCCTAGGGGAGGTGCAGGGGAGCccaggggaggaggtggaggagctgcAGGCTTGTGTAGAGAAGCTTGAAAAGGAGAGGAACCTCCTGAAGTGTAATCTGGGGGAGCTGGTGGGAGATACTGAAGCTCTACAGAGAGACCTGGGAGAGATGAAACTGGCCAATGAGAAGATGAGAACAGAGAACCAGGAACTATTGGCCCAGGTCAGCAACACTACAGAGACACTggcagacaaagagagggagcagaaggtgggaggagagacggagagagaggaggaaaaacaagaggagaggagagcgctACAACAACAGCTAACAGAAAAGGACAAAGTCATATCCCAGCTGAAGAGTGAGATGGCTGTCCTGCAGGTGAGTGCTTCTTCTGTCAGTGTCTTCAAGTTGAATGGATtacatgtatttaaaaaaaaaaaattgcctcGAGCTATAGTTTGTTACAGTGACTGCTGAGGTATTTTTCATTAGTTCTACAGACTGActtttcctctccctccacctccctgtctctccccccacCAGTCTACAGCCTCCACTGTCTCAGAGGAGAACACAGAGTTCACTGAGAAAATCGGTACGTTCCTAATTACTACTGTAATGGAGAACTTCAGAACAGGGAACTGGGATACTATGACCAGTAAACACAGATGAGCAGTACTAACAGTGTCatgcttgttttattatttcTAGGTGATTTTATTCAGCTCATATAAGAATGACAGATACAAAGTGCCAATCATTAAGGGATTCTGATACTGCCAATGATCTATGTGTGATGATGTCTCTGTGTCCTCTTTCGATTCCATCCCTTCATCGCAGCGCTGCTGGAGAAGGAAAGCAAAGAGAAGAATGAGAGGATGAATAAGATCAAGGCTGTGGCTGTGAAAGCCAGGAAGGAGCTGGACACCAGCAGGAAAGAGGCTGTGTCTCTGAAGGAGGAAGTGGAGGTGTtgaaggctgagagagagagagtgaccagCTCAATGAAAGACATCATCCATGGAGCAGAGGGATACAAGGTACTACTCACCCTGACCCCTATGTATTGGTAGGGGAAACATCACCCCTGATACCTAGCCTTGAGCCCTATGTATTGGTAGGGGAAACATCACCCCTGATACCTAGCCCTGACCCCTATGTATTGGTAGGGGAAACATCACCCCTGATACCTAGCCCTGACCCCTATGTATTGGTAGGGGAAACATCACCCCTGATACCTAGCCCTGACCCCTCACTGTGTCTCTACCTCATACGGAATGAATAACACAGAAATCAATAGTGAATTGCTTATTAATAAGCTGTTGGTACAAATCTGAAGAGATTGTTCATGCAAATAATGAAGTGGCATTTTCCCTAGATTGTTGGCCAGGGCTGCTATTGCTAAGTGTGTGTGCTCAATAAGGAGCTTTCTATTTGTTTCAGTTAGTAATGCACAACAGCCACATTAAATGGGTTCAGACGGTTGTCTTTATGAATTGGCTTTGTAAGCCATTAGAGATCAAATCACTCTGCCCAGTTTAATGAGAGTTTTGTTCCAGACCTGAATGGATGGATACCCTGTCACTGTGTAGAACAGGCAGCTTGATATAGTATGTGTTATTCTGCATtaaactgaatgcctcgatgcctacTCAATAATGAATGTGTTTAGtattacatttgtgtgtgtgttacagaacTTACAGTTGGACTACGACAGGCAGACAGAGCAGctggataaggagagagagaaggtggaggGAGCTGAGAAACAGATCTCAGAGCTGACCAAACGACTCAACACCGCCGtacaacaggtaacacacacacacagtcccacacACAAACCATGCTCAGTCTTCCAGCATGCTCAACCAGACTGACAAGTTCCCCCTCAGTACAAATATAAACTGTCCATTTGTGAATTATTTCCATTCCACTTGTAATGATTATCATCTCCTCCTAATAGTTTTTCTAGTGAAGTAATGGAGTGTGTGTAAATAAACCGGTGTCTGGTTCCATCTGGTGTTGTAGCGTTGTGTCTACTGAGGAAGATGCTGGTCATGGCTGTATGAGCTGACAGCTCCCCTGGGACAATGCAGATTGGAAGTACAGACAGAGAAGCTCAAGTGTCTGAACAGTGTCTGAGACTTCCCTGGATGTCTTTGTTAGATATGTTGAAGAGTATTCTATATCCCTTGCTGGCTGATTATATGGCCAAGGGGACTGGTGATTGTCAAGAACTCTAGAGCGAAGTTTTCTTAaatgtgtgtttttctgtgtgtccAGCATGAGCAGCTGTGGTCGGAGAGAGAGGACCTGATGACTGGGATGGAGACTCTGAGGAGCACGGTGAGACAGATGGAAGGACAGACAGCAGAgctacacaggcagacagacaccctGAACAGAGACCATCAGGCTGAGAGACTACTGAAGGAACAAAagacaaaggtgtgtgtgtgtgtgtgtgtgtgtgtgtgtgtgtgtgtgtgtgtgtgtgtgtgtgtgtgtgtgtgtgtgtgtgtgtgtgtgtgtgtgtgtgtgtgtgtgtgtgtgtgtgtgtgtgtgtgtgtgctaactgTGTTTGTCTCTCCAGGAGCTGTCATCGTtgcagaaggagggagaggagttgACCGCTCAGCTCCGCAGACAGAAGCAGCAGTCTCAGCAGACTGCACAGGAGCTGGAGCAGCTAcgcaaggtacacacacacagcatggccACTCAAATAAAGAGCTGGTGAAGCCCTTCCTTCTAACCCTCACTGAAAGTTGTGTTGCCTCTAGTCCTACAAAACAACGCTGACTCTAGAACGATGTCAAAATAACATTTTCCCCTCAAGCACTGGAAGCTGCTTGTCCATTACTCATACTAAGATGTGTGTAGAAACATGATTCAGTGTGTGTATGTTGCGGTACACACAGTGTGGTGCAGTGTGTATccgttgtgaatgtgtgtgtttttgtccagGAGGCCCAGCAGAGCTCGTTGTTGGACATGGAGATGGCAGACTATGAACGCCTGGTCAAAGAACTCAACACCAAACTGTCAGAGAAGGACGTGTGTGTGGAGGAGCTgaaaacacagatacacacacacactcagaaagaAGACACACTCAACCAGGAGATTGGTACGCAGACATTTCTACATtcgagtcatttagcagacgctcttatccagagcgacttacagtagtgagtgtgtacatttgaatactttttttcgtactggtcccctgtgggaatcgaacccacaaccccggagctgccatgctctaccaactgaactacacaGGACAGTTATCACACCAATCACTACCATTTGCCAAACTGACATAGTTCTCTTACAACTAACCTATTAAAACGGAACTAAATCAGGTTACAGTAGATCAAAATCCTTTGTTTCTATAATGGTTTCATTCATTATAATGATGTCCTTCAATGCATTTCTGTATTATTTCATTCCTGAAACCTGTGTGATCCTCCAGAGGGTCTGAAGTCCCAGCTGGACCAGGGGGAGGACAAGAGCGCCAAGATGAAACAGCTGCTGGTGAAAACCAAGAAAGATCTGGCGGACGCCAAGCGACAGGTCAGACTCCAGGGATCACAGTGTTGTGTTCCCCTTACTGCTTTCCCCTGTGTGTGACGTCACTACTGTATTATAAGGAGTGTTGACAGTGTTATGTTACGTTAATACATTGTAGTAGTCTAGTTAGTGTTGCCTTACACACACTACAATGTAAGTGTTTCTGTGTTTGTGCAGGAAGCCTCTCAGATGATGACCCTGGCCTCTCTGAAGGGAGACCTGGAGACCCACCAACAGAAGCTAGAGAACAGTAAGATCCAGTGCTGTGACCTGTCTGGGGAGCGCCACCGGCTGCATGAGCAGCTGAGGACTCTGACGGAACAACAGCAGAGAACAAGCAGCTCCCTGCAACACAGACTGACCTCACTACAGCAGGAGGCCAACACTGCCAAGGTATACCCGCATACAAACGCACATACGCACACGTTTGGTTTTTCTCTCTTtcatctcatcctctctctttgttcctacctctctcttcccccctttctaCCCTCAaccccatcttcctctctctcctctctctccgttcctacctctctcttcccccctttctaCCCTCAaccccatcttcctctctctcctctctctccgttcctacctctctcttcccccctttctaCCCTCAACCCCATCttcctcgctcttctctctctccgttcctacctctctcttcccccctttctaCCCTCAaccccatcttcctctctctcctctctctccgttcctacctctctcttcccccctttctaCCCTCAACCCCAtcttcctcgctctctcctctctctccgttcctacctctctcttcccccctttctaCCCTCAACCCCAtcttcctcgctctctcctctctccacctctgtctGGACCTAACTcaacctctctcccactctcctctctccacctctgtctGGACCTAACTcaacctctctcccactctcctctctccacctttgtctggacctagctcaatccctctcccactctcctctctccacctttgtctggacctagctcaacccctctcccactctcctctctccacctctgtctGGACCTAGCTcaacccctctcccactctcctctctccacctttgtctggacctagctcaacccctctcccactctcctctctccacctttgtctggacctagctcaacccctctcccactctcctctctccacctttgtctggacctagctcaacccctctcccactctcctctctccacctttgtctggacctagctcaacccctctcccactctcctctctccacctttgtctggacctagctcaacccctctcccactctcctctctccacctttgtctggacctagctcaacccctctcccactctcctctctctacctttgtctggacctagctcaacccctctcccactctcctctctccacctttgtctggacctagctcaacccctctcccactctcctctctccacctttgtctggacctagctcaacccctctcccactcctctctccctctctccacctttgtctggacctagctcaacccctctcccactcctctctccctctctccacctttgtctggacctagctcaacccctctcccactcctctctccctctctccacctttgtctggacctagctcaacctctctcccactctcctctctccacctctgtctGGACCTAACTcaacctctctcccactctcctctctccacctttgtctggacctagctcaatccctctcccactctcctctctccacctttgtctggacctagctcaacccctctcccactctcctctctccacctctgtctGGACCTAGCTcaacccctctcccactctcctctctccacctttgtctggacctagctcaacccctctcccactctcctctctccacctttgtctggacctagctcaacccctctcccactctcctctctccacctttgtctggacctagctcaacccctctcccactctcctctctccacctttgtctggacctagctcaacccctctcccactctcctctctccacctttgtctggacctagctcaacccctctcccactctcctctctctacctttgtctggacctagctcaacccctctcccactctcctctctccacctttgtctggacctagctc encodes the following:
- the LOC139538810 gene encoding GRIP and coiled-coil domain-containing protein 2-like, producing MEDTGSESVASPPSGAAKSKLDTLSKDDLIKFAKKQMAAIQKMKSKCADLEKEVDTLKSQPTGNSDDSVIQELTERMSTLLLEKAETQQSAVLLRKENEKAKQREQDAIRKLATLQGELNQAKEDHQKKMATFEKTMHVSQAKHKEEVEFFQRLLREKDERDREKEKHREREKEDTNDSVEAVSHSQKSQILSLQTELAAAVERSAQEAAALQEDHQRAQTEAQQEVENLREELAQHSMQHEEELRALEEDFEMERERLLLLQEELSEQLALKDSFLQDVQEEEEEPSGRSSGIARMLELSGVSQIDASDGETETGQLRSALEDLQSQNTMLQDELTFLGNVKTQLEAELERMREEFQTEKEELEFKIDELLMTREGATPDLNMTPYRDPLSPATPKCDLQEVPALTQFQQSGPQREPAYSLPASSASPSSPFPDTDHQSLTLEEQQRLILEVQELRNQCETLARENTQAVGECESLARERRQAVDECEYLARERGQAVAECEHTRDILRGLETELGQRTGDFVRQYEAMKEQGASAIQELQERERVERGLTEERESLVEKLRVLNEDRDSLLEKVQGLEKRLESFLEQTQAAEGLKEQLQTSLEEKTELALEFKTSLEEKTVLASELKASLEEQTALTLELKASVEDLSRQNGEILSQLQMKESAVQELEDSLNVVSTERDQTLSALQGMEVVRLREVEGRQGQREKVAELQARIQELEKERSLLKSSLGEVQGSPGEEVEELQACVEKLEKERNLLKCNLGELVGDTEALQRDLGEMKLANEKMRTENQELLAQVSNTTETLADKEREQKVGGETEREEEKQEERRALQQQLTEKDKVISQLKSEMAVLQSTASTVSEENTEFTEKIALLEKESKEKNERMNKIKAVAVKARKELDTSRKEAVSLKEEVEVLKAERERVTSSMKDIIHGAEGYKNLQLDYDRQTEQLDKEREKVEGAEKQISELTKRLNTAVQQHEQLWSEREDLMTGMETLRSTVRQMEGQTAELHRQTDTLNRDHQAERLLKEQKTKELSSLQKEGEELTAQLRRQKQQSQQTAQELEQLRKEAQQSSLLDMEMADYERLVKELNTKLSEKDVCVEELKTQIHTHTQKEDTLNQEIEGLKSQLDQGEDKSAKMKQLLVKTKKDLADAKRQEASQMMTLASLKGDLETHQQKLENSKIQCCDLSGERHRLHEQLRTLTEQQQRTSSSLQHRLTSLQQEANTAKAELSFVTTEFDSYKVRVHNVLKQQKNKSSAQSDGHATKQEREQMESMVDQYKAKLQDSQQSLAVSTAEFQQLQMEHDTLLERHNKILQETITKEAELRERLLSLQAESMSLRTELAQTVGQLTSQADAQRSGFREQIRHLQDEHRTTVETLQNQMTRLENQLFTLQSQTAPVQTSRKPVVDRRTVDQGAMGGLGLGLSDLQSMAREEGEGMETTETESLSPPHTPLPSLEHLLTSPDPKQEPFVWQVEPTKEELSQKLATSTRSMEHMNMLLHETEATNAVLMEQVNLLKSEVRRLERNHEREKSVANLEYLKNVLLQFIFLRSGSERRALLPVIHTMLQLSPEEKNKLAAIAMGEEEVGGAKGSGWTSYLHSWSGIR